One part of the Sphingobium yanoikuyae genome encodes these proteins:
- a CDS encoding helix-turn-helix domain-containing protein, with the protein MITRIREVRKAKGLTLEQVGLLCLPPTTAQTIGRLETGTRTVSVKWLNRIADALGVTSAELVALPGQSEVPVAALLGPEGARAPVRALSFPPPVPADGMIGIQVNASIGDYRSGDAIWCRRIAPADFASALNRDVLFPRPAGRFLFGRLIGREGDRLQILPLGHGARQQVLTDPPWGAVAVQLVRRL; encoded by the coding sequence ATGATCACCCGCATCCGCGAGGTCCGCAAGGCCAAGGGCCTGACGCTGGAACAGGTGGGCCTGCTCTGCCTGCCGCCTACCACCGCCCAGACCATCGGCCGGCTCGAAACCGGCACCCGCACCGTCTCGGTCAAATGGCTGAACCGGATTGCCGACGCACTCGGCGTCACCAGCGCGGAACTGGTCGCCCTGCCCGGCCAGAGCGAAGTGCCCGTCGCCGCCCTGCTCGGGCCGGAGGGCGCGCGCGCGCCGGTCCGCGCCCTGTCCTTCCCGCCACCCGTGCCCGCCGACGGCATGATCGGCATCCAGGTCAATGCCAGCATCGGCGACTATCGCAGCGGCGACGCCATCTGGTGCCGTCGCATCGCCCCGGCCGATTTCGCCAGCGCCTTGAACCGCGACGTCCTCTTCCCCCGCCCCGCCGGCCGCTTCCTGTTCGGCCGCCTCATCGGCCGCGAGGGCGACCGGCTCCAGATATTGCCGCTCGGCCATGGCGCCCGGCAACAGGTACTGACCGACCCACCCTGGGGCGCAGTGGCGGTGCAACTCGTCCGACGGCTATAG
- a CDS encoding CheR family methyltransferase — protein sequence MALPPSRMGSGAARILTGLLEARTGQVLSEGRAWRMETALKPVLRDHGLQDIDELAGKLLRSRNPRLDEDVVNALLNNESSFFRDLQIFDLIHRQILPRIQEARGDRVLRIWSAGCSTGQEAYSLAIRFCNEAARWAGWRIEILATDISSAAIDQARSGIFSQMDVQRGLPIGDLIKWFEPAGDDWRANPELRRMIDFRQDNLFAARVPTGAYDLLLCRNVLLYFSPERRQSVFDLLARHSHDRSVLLLGAGETVIGQSEEFVPHPEFRGSYARRGPSTDACNSARRAG from the coding sequence ATGGCCTTGCCCCCTTCCAGGATGGGATCGGGCGCTGCCCGGATTTTGACGGGTCTGCTGGAAGCGCGGACCGGCCAGGTTCTGTCCGAGGGGCGGGCCTGGCGCATGGAGACGGCGCTGAAGCCGGTGCTGCGCGACCATGGCCTGCAGGATATCGACGAACTGGCCGGGAAGCTGCTGCGCAGCCGCAATCCGCGGCTGGACGAGGATGTGGTGAACGCCCTGCTGAACAACGAAAGCAGCTTCTTCCGCGATCTGCAGATATTCGACCTCATCCACCGGCAGATATTGCCGCGTATCCAGGAGGCGCGGGGCGACCGGGTGCTGCGGATCTGGAGTGCGGGCTGTTCGACCGGGCAGGAGGCCTATTCGCTGGCGATCCGCTTCTGCAACGAGGCGGCGCGCTGGGCCGGCTGGCGGATCGAGATATTGGCGACCGATATTTCGAGCGCGGCGATCGACCAGGCACGCAGCGGCATTTTCTCGCAGATGGACGTGCAGCGCGGCCTGCCGATCGGCGACCTCATCAAATGGTTCGAGCCGGCGGGCGATGACTGGCGCGCGAACCCGGAGCTGCGCCGGATGATCGACTTCCGTCAGGATAATCTGTTCGCCGCGCGGGTGCCGACCGGCGCCTATGACCTTCTGCTCTGTCGCAATGTGCTGCTCTATTTCTCGCCCGAACGGCGCCAGAGCGTGTTCGACCTGCTGGCCCGACACAGCCATGATCGGTCGGTGCTGCTGCTGGGCGCGGGCGAGACGGTGATCGGCCAGAGCGAGGAATTCGTGCCGCATCCCGAATTCCGCGGCAGTTATGCGCGGCGGGGGCCTTCGACCGATGCCTGCAATTCGGCCCGACGCGCGGGCTAA
- the mscL gene encoding large conductance mechanosensitive channel protein MscL — translation MGLISEFKTFINRGNVMDLAVGVIIGGAFATITKSLTDDLIMPVVGYLFGGADFSGYFLRLGDLPEGFKGNPNSYADLKAAGVAMFGWGQFLTVLVNFIILAFIIFLLVKLVNKVLAKPEEAPAPAVTPEDIVLLREIRDSLKK, via the coding sequence ATGGGGCTGATTTCGGAATTCAAGACGTTCATCAATCGCGGCAATGTCATGGACCTGGCGGTTGGTGTCATCATCGGTGGCGCGTTTGCCACCATCACCAAGTCGCTGACCGATGACCTGATCATGCCGGTGGTCGGCTATCTTTTCGGCGGCGCTGACTTTTCGGGCTACTTCCTGCGCCTGGGCGACCTGCCCGAAGGGTTCAAGGGCAATCCCAACAGCTATGCCGACCTGAAGGCGGCCGGTGTCGCCATGTTCGGCTGGGGCCAGTTCCTGACCGTGCTGGTCAATTTCATCATCCTGGCCTTCATCATCTTCCTGCTGGTGAAGCTGGTGAACAAGGTTCTGGCCAAGCCGGAGGAAGCGCCGGCACCGGCCGTCACGCCGGAGGATATCGTGCTGCTGCGCGAGATTCGCGACTCGCTGAAAAAATAA
- a CDS encoding chemotaxis protein CheW: MEQLYLLATLAGARIAVDASEVEAVVKLTEISPVPGMGVHVAGLSALRSRVLTIIDVAALIHGRATPADQRDLAIIANISGHSYGLMVDGVSDICRVPEGELPLRGQLDSAWMPFARGVVEHEGVPHLLVSLAGFIEAGAQAQAA, from the coding sequence ATGGAGCAACTCTATCTGTTGGCGACGCTGGCCGGTGCCCGCATCGCGGTCGATGCCAGTGAGGTCGAGGCGGTGGTCAAGCTGACCGAGATATCGCCCGTGCCCGGCATGGGCGTGCATGTCGCGGGTCTTTCCGCGCTGCGCAGCCGGGTGCTGACGATCATCGATGTCGCGGCGCTGATTCATGGGCGCGCGACCCCGGCCGACCAGCGCGACCTGGCGATCATCGCCAATATCAGCGGCCATAGCTATGGCCTGATGGTCGATGGCGTGTCGGATATCTGTCGCGTGCCCGAGGGCGAACTGCCGCTGCGCGGACAACTGGATTCAGCCTGGATGCCCTTTGCGCGCGGCGTGGTGGAGCATGAGGGCGTGCCCCATCTGCTGGTGTCGCTGGCCGGCTTCATCGAGGCCGGTGCGCAGGCACAGGCGGCCTGA
- a CDS encoding chemotaxis protein CheA: MDELLQEFISETQETLEALAGEVVAWEANPGDSQRLDAIFRFFHTVKGSCGFLNLPRFEKLSHAAEDVLSEIRAGNRKPDPATVSAVLAIMDRIGELAEAVARGAALPNENDEYLIGALTQVEAPAAPAAEAEPEEPAAPVAAVRQGQALRTIRLPLSLIDQLMNGVSDMVLARNELSRKLRDRSADPELDSAFERLSTCVADMRDVISKTRMQRVERLFAAMPRMVRDLSRDLDKRIELSLEGGDVEMDREMVEMVVDPLTHIVRNSIDHGIETPERRRAAGKPEAGRLRLEARQSGNQIVIEISDDGAGINTARLVEKAIAAGRLTPDAAARMTEQDKLDLIFQPGLTTAAKVTAVSGRGVGMDVVRANIERIGGVIALDNHPGQGLRITLRVPLTLTIIPGLIVRAGGLHFAIPRAAVVEILHDNNEMMQIADVGGAKIATIRSIRHSMIDLEDVLGMDKPQQVGPRAVMVVRSATGVPFAMGVSAVENHEELVIRPASPLVMASGVYAGMTLPDNGKPMLLLDAAGLANAARLPNLIDDRAHGAVADAAAQEAGVEMVAALRFEELSGERRLLRLSLIERVEDIEASLFGRSGGQAFVRLDERLVPVVNGRHAFAEDKVCALRLRDGSLEACYPVAAVLDIVQMPLVPDMVAMHGMLSGVAVVDGEHLEVINPFALFAALPQEPIAPHSRGRCLLADAEDGWTREILAPLLRQAGHEVVLGLPGDAVDAQDIVLYSAGDVGQVAEIMGCRVVHLRATPRATGPMDASIYRYDQDALMAALSGARG, from the coding sequence ATGGACGAGTTACTTCAGGAATTCATATCCGAAACGCAGGAAACGCTGGAGGCTCTGGCGGGCGAGGTCGTCGCCTGGGAGGCCAATCCGGGCGACAGCCAGCGGCTGGACGCCATTTTCCGCTTCTTCCATACGGTCAAGGGTAGCTGCGGCTTCCTCAATCTGCCGCGCTTCGAGAAATTGAGCCATGCGGCCGAGGACGTGTTGTCGGAGATTCGCGCCGGCAACCGCAAGCCCGATCCCGCGACCGTCAGCGCGGTGCTGGCGATCATGGACCGGATCGGCGAACTGGCCGAGGCGGTGGCGCGTGGCGCGGCATTGCCCAACGAGAATGACGAATATCTGATCGGCGCGCTGACGCAGGTGGAGGCGCCGGCCGCGCCCGCCGCAGAAGCGGAGCCGGAAGAACCGGCGGCCCCGGTCGCTGCCGTGCGCCAGGGCCAGGCGCTGCGCACCATCCGCCTGCCGCTGTCGCTGATCGACCAACTGATGAACGGCGTGTCGGATATGGTGCTGGCGCGCAACGAATTGTCGCGCAAGCTACGCGACCGGTCGGCCGATCCCGAACTGGACAGCGCGTTCGAGCGGCTGTCCACCTGTGTCGCAGACATGCGCGACGTGATTTCCAAGACCCGCATGCAGCGGGTCGAGCGCCTGTTCGCGGCGATGCCGCGCATGGTGCGCGACCTGAGCCGCGATCTCGACAAGCGGATCGAGCTGAGCCTGGAAGGCGGCGATGTCGAGATGGACCGCGAGATGGTGGAAATGGTCGTCGACCCGCTCACCCATATCGTGCGGAACAGCATCGACCATGGCATCGAGACGCCCGAGCGGCGGCGTGCGGCGGGCAAGCCGGAGGCCGGCCGGTTGCGGCTGGAGGCGCGCCAGTCGGGCAACCAGATCGTGATCGAGATCAGCGATGACGGCGCCGGCATCAACACTGCGCGGCTGGTGGAAAAGGCGATTGCTGCCGGGCGGCTGACGCCCGACGCGGCGGCGCGGATGACCGAGCAGGACAAGCTGGACCTGATCTTCCAGCCGGGGCTGACGACGGCGGCCAAGGTGACGGCGGTGTCGGGGCGCGGTGTCGGCATGGACGTGGTGCGTGCCAATATCGAACGGATCGGCGGCGTCATCGCGCTGGACAATCATCCGGGGCAGGGGCTGCGCATCACGCTGCGCGTGCCGCTGACGTTGACCATCATTCCGGGCCTGATCGTGCGCGCCGGGGGGCTGCATTTCGCGATCCCGCGCGCGGCGGTGGTCGAGATACTGCACGACAATAACGAGATGATGCAGATTGCCGATGTCGGCGGCGCCAAGATCGCGACGATCCGGTCGATCCGCCATTCGATGATCGACCTGGAAGATGTGCTTGGCATGGACAAGCCGCAGCAGGTCGGACCGCGCGCCGTGATGGTGGTGCGATCGGCGACCGGCGTGCCCTTTGCCATGGGCGTGTCCGCGGTCGAGAATCATGAGGAACTGGTGATCCGTCCCGCATCGCCGCTGGTGATGGCGAGCGGCGTCTATGCCGGCATGACCCTGCCCGACAATGGCAAGCCGATGCTGCTGCTGGATGCGGCGGGCCTGGCCAATGCGGCGCGCCTGCCGAACCTGATCGACGATCGCGCCCATGGCGCGGTGGCGGATGCCGCCGCGCAGGAGGCCGGCGTCGAAATGGTGGCGGCGCTGCGTTTCGAGGAATTGTCGGGCGAACGGCGCCTGCTGCGCCTGTCGCTGATCGAGCGGGTCGAGGATATCGAAGCCAGCCTGTTCGGCCGGTCCGGCGGCCAGGCCTTCGTCCGGCTGGACGAGCGGCTGGTGCCGGTGGTGAACGGCCGCCATGCCTTTGCCGAGGACAAGGTCTGTGCGCTGCGCCTGCGCGATGGCAGCCTGGAAGCCTGCTACCCGGTCGCGGCGGTGCTGGACATCGTCCAGATGCCGCTGGTGCCGGACATGGTGGCGATGCACGGCATGCTGAGCGGTGTCGCGGTGGTCGATGGCGAGCATCTGGAGGTCATCAACCCCTTCGCCCTGTTCGCTGCGCTGCCGCAGGAACCGATCGCGCCGCATAGCCGGGGCCGTTGCCTGCTGGCCGATGCGGAGGATGGCTGGACCCGCGAGATATTGGCGCCGCTGCTGCGCCAGGCCGGGCATGAGGTCGTGCTGGGCCTGCCGGGCGATGCCGTCGATGCGCAGGATATCGTGCTCTATTCGGCCGGCGATGTCGGCCAGGTGGCCGAGATCATGGGATGCCGGGTGGTGCATCTGCGCGCCACGCCGCGGGCGACCGGGCCGATGGATGCCAGCATCTACCGCTATGACCAGGACGCGCTGATGGCGGCGCTGTCCGGCGCGCGCGGATAA
- a CDS encoding DUF6456 domain-containing protein, with translation MATQFVDQMIEDPAGKMQAVKLHLGESPLGWLHARGHVSDRQLAAGERLRRDWEQAGLGARVTMRWDGAPAERRRGGAAAMPDPSAAQLSARERFDGAVRAAGPGLADILWRVVCAGEGLGPAERALGWPSRAGKLVLGLALDRVADWYRMG, from the coding sequence ATGGCCACCCAGTTTGTCGACCAGATGATCGAAGACCCTGCCGGCAAGATGCAGGCGGTGAAACTGCATCTGGGGGAATCGCCGCTCGGCTGGCTGCATGCACGCGGCCATGTGAGCGACCGGCAACTGGCGGCGGGGGAGAGGTTGCGGCGCGACTGGGAGCAGGCGGGATTGGGCGCGCGGGTGACGATGCGCTGGGACGGGGCACCGGCGGAGCGGCGACGGGGCGGCGCGGCGGCGATGCCCGATCCGAGCGCCGCGCAGCTGTCGGCGCGCGAGCGGTTCGACGGCGCGGTGCGGGCGGCGGGGCCGGGACTGGCCGACATATTGTGGCGGGTGGTGTGCGCGGGTGAGGGGCTGGGGCCGGCGGAACGGGCGCTGGGCTGGCCCAGTCGCGCGGGCAAGCTGGTGCTGGGACTGGCGCTCGACCGGGTGGCGGACTGGTATCGGATGGGGTGA
- a CDS encoding glycosyltransferase → MTLNVLTLSTLFPDMSRPNFGVFVERQARELASRPDVSVTVVAPIGMPPWPLSRAGRYAPLRALPPKERWKDLTVYRPTFPIIPKFGGRTNVLTMTRAILPLVKRLHAQTPFDVIDASFFFPDGPVAQRLSKALGIPYSVKARGADIHHWGTQRGTRKMVKRAADGAAGLLAVSAAMRRSMGRMGIDADKIRVHYTGVDLDRFEIADRDQAKAALGFEGPLILCVGALIPRKGQDILVRALPLLPGTTLLLAGQGQYRRMLENLAQELGVERRIGFLGSVPHDRLPRLYAAADVMALPSESEGLANAWVESLACGTPIVITDVGGARELLDRPEAGKIVDREPEALAEAIADILADPPERDAVRAAALRFTWTANGDALLDHLTGIARG, encoded by the coding sequence ATGACACTCAACGTCCTCACGCTTTCCACGCTCTTCCCGGACATGAGCCGGCCCAATTTCGGCGTTTTCGTGGAGCGACAGGCGCGCGAACTGGCGAGCCGCCCCGACGTCAGCGTCACCGTCGTCGCCCCGATCGGCATGCCGCCCTGGCCGCTGTCGCGCGCCGGCCGCTATGCCCCGCTGCGCGCCCTGCCACCCAAGGAAAGGTGGAAGGATCTGACCGTCTATCGGCCGACCTTCCCGATCATCCCGAAATTCGGCGGCCGCACCAATGTCCTCACCATGACCCGCGCCATCCTGCCGCTGGTCAAGCGGCTGCACGCCCAGACCCCGTTCGACGTGATCGACGCCAGCTTCTTCTTCCCCGACGGCCCGGTGGCCCAGCGCCTGTCGAAGGCGCTTGGCATCCCCTATTCGGTCAAGGCGCGCGGCGCCGACATTCATCATTGGGGCACACAGCGCGGCACCAGGAAGATGGTGAAGCGCGCCGCCGACGGCGCCGCCGGCCTGCTCGCCGTCTCGGCCGCGATGCGCCGTTCCATGGGCCGGATGGGCATCGATGCCGACAAGATCCGGGTCCATTATACCGGCGTCGACCTCGACCGCTTCGAGATCGCCGACCGCGATCAGGCCAAGGCCGCGCTCGGCTTCGAAGGGCCGCTGATCCTCTGCGTCGGCGCGCTCATCCCGCGCAAGGGCCAGGATATTCTGGTCCGCGCCTTGCCGCTGCTACCCGGCACCACCCTGCTGCTCGCCGGCCAGGGCCAATATCGCCGGATGCTCGAAAATCTCGCGCAGGAACTGGGCGTCGAACGGCGCATCGGCTTCCTCGGCTCGGTGCCGCACGACCGCTTGCCGCGCCTCTATGCCGCCGCCGACGTGATGGCGCTGCCGTCGGAATCCGAAGGGCTCGCCAATGCCTGGGTGGAATCGCTCGCCTGCGGCACGCCGATCGTCATCACCGATGTCGGCGGCGCCCGCGAACTGCTCGATCGCCCCGAAGCCGGCAAGATCGTCGATCGCGAACCCGAAGCCCTGGCCGAAGCGATCGCCGACATATTGGCAGACCCGCCCGAACGCGACGCCGTTCGCGCCGCCGCCCTGCGCTTCACCTGGACCGCCAATGGCGACGCCCTGCTCGATCATCTCACAGGCATCGCGCGAGGCTGA
- a CDS encoding response regulator, with protein sequence MKNCLVVDDSKVIRKVARHILESLDLTVTEAVDGQDALTQCEASLPDVVLLDWNMPVMSGMEFLQALSATKMEARPKIIFCTTENGISHIKAAVEAGADEYVMKPFDRETLESKLAIVGVI encoded by the coding sequence ATGAAGAACTGCCTGGTCGTCGATGATTCCAAGGTCATCCGCAAAGTGGCACGCCACATATTGGAATCGCTGGACCTGACCGTGACCGAAGCGGTGGACGGGCAGGATGCCCTGACCCAGTGCGAGGCCAGCCTGCCCGACGTGGTGCTGCTCGACTGGAACATGCCGGTGATGAGCGGGATGGAATTTCTGCAGGCGCTGTCCGCCACGAAGATGGAGGCCCGGCCCAAGATCATCTTCTGCACCACGGAAAATGGCATCAGCCATATCAAGGCGGCGGTCGAGGCCGGTGCCGACGAATATGTGATGAAGCCGTTCGACCGCGAGACGCTGGAGAGCAAGCTGGCGATCGTCGGGGTCATCTAG
- a CDS encoding LemA family protein, protein MLFPRRLSRLLLPVMGALALSACGINSVPTAEENAKAKWADVQAQYQRRANLTGNLVATVKAAGKQEQATLTAVTEARAKATSIQINAADLSDPAKVAQYQAAQAQLSQGLGRLLASVEAYPDLKTNENFLQLQSQLEGTENRIAVSIRDYNEAVQAYNTRIRTFPDAIGAKLIHGAKPMAPFQAVTPGAEEAPKVDFGN, encoded by the coding sequence ATGCTTTTCCCGCGTCGCCTCTCCCGCCTTTTGCTGCCGGTCATGGGCGCGCTTGCGCTGTCCGCCTGCGGCATCAACAGCGTCCCCACTGCCGAGGAAAATGCCAAGGCCAAATGGGCTGACGTCCAGGCGCAATATCAGCGCCGCGCCAACCTCACCGGCAACCTCGTCGCCACGGTCAAGGCCGCCGGCAAGCAGGAACAGGCGACGCTGACCGCCGTTACCGAAGCCCGCGCCAAGGCGACGTCGATCCAGATCAACGCCGCCGACCTGTCCGATCCGGCCAAGGTCGCGCAATATCAGGCCGCCCAGGCACAGCTGAGCCAGGGCCTTGGCCGCCTGCTCGCCTCGGTCGAGGCCTATCCCGACCTCAAGACCAACGAGAATTTCCTCCAGCTCCAGTCGCAGCTGGAAGGCACGGAAAACCGCATCGCCGTCTCGATCCGCGATTATAATGAAGCGGTCCAGGCCTATAATACCCGCATCCGCACCTTCCCCGACGCGATCGGCGCCAAGCTGATCCATGGCGCAAAGCCCATGGCCCCGTTCCAGGCGGTCACGCCCGGCGCGGAAGAAGCGCCCAAGGTCGACTTCGGCAACTGA
- a CDS encoding TPM domain-containing protein: MMRRLLLVLALLVFIPAAQAQTFPKLTGQVVDAANLLSPQQEQALTAKLAALDKQSGRQVVVATVPDLQGYEIGDYAYQLGRSWGIGSKEKDDGTILLVAPNERKVWIATGYGVEGIVTDALASRIYRTAIIPRFKAGDFPGGIDAGVNELATLLTLPPEEAKARAAAAEAEQRKGDSGGGAVMLVFWVIVIVIVGISMFASRGGRGRRYRGGAGPVIIWGPSDSGWGSGGGSGWGSGGGGWGGGDDGGFSGGGGSFGGGGAGGSW, from the coding sequence ATGATGCGGCGCCTGCTGCTGGTCCTTGCGCTGCTGGTCTTCATACCGGCGGCGCAGGCACAGACCTTTCCCAAGCTGACCGGCCAGGTGGTCGATGCCGCCAACCTGCTCTCGCCGCAGCAGGAGCAGGCGCTGACCGCCAAGCTGGCCGCGCTCGACAAGCAGAGCGGCCGGCAGGTGGTGGTCGCCACCGTGCCCGATCTCCAGGGCTATGAGATTGGTGACTATGCCTATCAGCTAGGTCGCAGCTGGGGCATCGGCAGCAAGGAAAAAGACGACGGCACGATCCTGCTGGTCGCCCCGAACGAGCGCAAGGTTTGGATCGCCACCGGCTATGGTGTCGAGGGTATCGTCACCGACGCGCTCGCCTCGCGCATCTATCGCACCGCCATCATCCCGCGCTTCAAGGCGGGCGACTTTCCCGGCGGCATCGATGCGGGCGTCAACGAACTCGCCACCCTGCTGACCCTGCCGCCCGAGGAGGCAAAGGCACGCGCCGCCGCAGCCGAGGCGGAGCAGCGTAAGGGTGACAGCGGCGGCGGCGCCGTGATGCTGGTCTTCTGGGTCATCGTGATCGTCATCGTCGGCATATCGATGTTCGCCAGCCGCGGCGGTCGCGGTCGCCGCTATCGCGGCGGTGCCGGCCCTGTCATCATCTGGGGCCCGTCCGACAGCGGATGGGGCAGCGGCGGCGGTTCCGGTTGGGGCAGTGGCGGCGGTGGCTGGGGCGGCGGCGATGACGGCGGTTTTTCCGGCGGTGGCGGCAGCTTCGGCGGCGGCGGTGCGGGAGGCAGCTGGTGA
- a CDS encoding NUDIX hydrolase, whose amino-acid sequence MSDNDWNAPEETMWTGRFITAKTRGKWEYVGRARGIRAAVILAIDEDADGRHVLLVDQYRVPLGKRCIELPAGLVGDHDAGEEASLAASRELEEETGYLPGRLESLGEFFSSPGMVSESFTLFRAHDLVKTGDGGGVDSEDIRVHRVPLATLPDQIAAWRDQGFAMDVKLLLLLGAGFLA is encoded by the coding sequence ATGAGCGATAATGACTGGAATGCGCCCGAGGAAACCATGTGGACCGGGCGCTTCATCACCGCGAAGACGCGCGGCAAATGGGAATATGTCGGCCGCGCCCGCGGCATCCGCGCCGCCGTCATCCTGGCGATCGACGAGGATGCAGACGGCCGCCATGTCCTGCTGGTCGACCAGTATCGCGTGCCGCTCGGCAAGCGCTGCATCGAACTGCCCGCGGGCCTCGTCGGCGATCATGACGCCGGCGAGGAGGCCAGCCTCGCCGCCAGCCGCGAACTGGAGGAAGAGACCGGCTATCTCCCCGGTCGCCTCGAATCGCTCGGCGAATTTTTCAGCTCGCCCGGCATGGTCTCGGAAAGCTTCACCCTGTTCCGCGCCCATGATCTGGTGAAGACCGGCGATGGCGGCGGCGTCGACAGCGAGGATATCCGCGTCCACCGCGTCCCCCTCGCCACCCTGCCGGACCAGATCGCAGCCTGGCGCGACCAGGGCTTCGCCATGGACGTAAAGCTGCTCCTGCTCCTCGGCGCAGGATTCTTGGCCTGA
- a CDS encoding TPM domain-containing protein: protein MEAEKQTSGEIVPIVARRSDAYHDVGLHWAIGTVFVALAFFAFFPDYLRDLAGRLLGDWDHQVADWKMLTILLGDLILDFLVVRYLLAIMPLRMALTPRATKARRVRRRAILLFRAAAEARTAGRTGVLIYLSLDEHRAEIVADKAINDRVTPEAWGEAMALLIDAVRDDRPGEGLALAIGRVGAILAPHFPRAADDINELPDRLIEL from the coding sequence ATGGAGGCCGAAAAGCAGACATCGGGCGAGATCGTGCCGATTGTCGCGCGTCGATCCGACGCCTATCATGATGTCGGCCTGCACTGGGCGATCGGCACCGTGTTCGTCGCCCTCGCTTTCTTCGCCTTCTTCCCGGACTATCTGCGCGACCTGGCCGGCCGGCTGCTGGGCGATTGGGACCATCAGGTCGCCGACTGGAAGATGCTGACCATCCTGCTGGGCGACCTGATCCTCGACTTCCTGGTGGTGCGCTACCTCCTCGCGATCATGCCACTGCGCATGGCGCTCACCCCGCGCGCGACCAAGGCCCGCCGGGTGCGCCGCCGCGCCATATTGCTGTTCCGCGCCGCCGCAGAGGCCCGCACCGCCGGCCGCACCGGCGTGCTCATCTATCTCTCGCTCGACGAGCATCGCGCCGAAATCGTCGCCGACAAGGCGATCAACGATCGCGTCACGCCGGAAGCCTGGGGCGAGGCGATGGCGCTGCTGATCGATGCGGTGCGCGACGACCGGCCGGGCGAAGGCCTTGCCCTCGCCATCGGCCGGGTCGGCGCGATTCTGGCGCCGCACTTCCCCCGCGCCGCCGACGACATCAACGAACTGCCGGACAGACTGATCGAATTATGA
- a CDS encoding chemotaxis protein CheB, translating to MTVFVPTMVSLDSHTAPAVRTLVVDDSVVVRTVIERILNADPGFTVVHKTNSAENALRYLAEHSVDLVLLDIELPGQSGLAALPAILRSNPQGKVAILSGRCEEGSAAAIEALALGASDILSKPGSGSFGEQFPQALIDRLGRLFGGEAPTAPAQRSTMVPSAHATSAAVEPLACLGIGASTGGIHALSQLFGGLTAPLGVPILLTQHLPVSFTVYFAQQLARMTSLRVKVAEAGDQLAPDTVYVAPGDANLLLRRGLHGRVSIVLDPERTPSGNLPGVDPMFAAMADVYGAGAAGIVLTGMGRDGTAGARDIVAAGGWIVAQDESSSVVWGMPGSVAGAGLTCALMEPHAIMDFVARRGKMND from the coding sequence ATGACCGTCTTCGTGCCGACCATGGTCAGCCTCGACAGCCACACCGCTCCCGCGGTGCGCACGCTGGTGGTTGACGATTCGGTGGTGGTGCGCACGGTGATCGAGCGCATCCTGAACGCCGATCCCGGCTTTACCGTCGTCCACAAGACCAACAGCGCGGAAAATGCGCTGCGCTATCTGGCCGAACATAGTGTCGACCTGGTGCTGCTCGACATCGAACTGCCGGGCCAGAGCGGCCTAGCGGCGCTGCCCGCGATCCTGCGATCGAACCCGCAGGGCAAGGTGGCGATCCTGTCGGGCCGCTGCGAGGAGGGCAGTGCGGCGGCGATCGAGGCGCTGGCGCTGGGTGCGAGCGATATCCTGTCCAAGCCGGGCAGCGGCAGCTTTGGCGAACAATTCCCACAGGCATTGATCGATCGGCTTGGCCGGCTGTTCGGCGGCGAAGCGCCGACGGCACCGGCGCAGCGGTCGACCATGGTTCCGTCCGCCCATGCGACCAGCGCTGCGGTCGAACCCCTGGCCTGCCTGGGCATCGGCGCCTCGACCGGGGGCATCCATGCGCTCAGCCAGTTGTTCGGCGGCCTGACCGCGCCGCTGGGCGTGCCGATCCTGCTGACCCAGCATCTGCCGGTCAGTTTTACCGTCTATTTCGCGCAGCAACTGGCGCGCATGACCAGCCTGCGGGTCAAGGTGGCGGAGGCCGGCGACCAGCTGGCGCCCGACACCGTCTATGTCGCGCCGGGCGATGCCAACCTGCTGTTGCGGCGCGGGCTGCATGGCCGGGTGAGCATTGTGCTGGACCCGGAACGGACGCCGTCGGGCAATCTGCCGGGTGTCGACCCGATGTTCGCCGCCATGGCCGATGTCTATGGCGCGGGTGCGGCGGGGATCGTGCTCACCGGCATGGGCCGCGACGGCACGGCCGGGGCGCGGGATATCGTGGCAGCGGGCGGCTGGATCGTCGCCCAGGATGAGTCAAGCAGCGTGGTATGGGGGATGCCGGGATCGGTCGCGGGGGCAGGGCTGACCTGTGCCCTGATGGAACCCCATGCGATCATGGATTTTGTCGCACGACGCGGAAAGATGAACGACTGA